In a genomic window of Neisseria flavescens:
- a CDS encoding bile acid:sodium symporter family protein, translated as MNTLNKISDFIGKTFSLWAALFAAAAFFAPDTFKWAGPYIPWLLGIIMFGMGLTLKLSDFDILFKHPKAVIIGVIAQFAIMPATAWLLSKLLNLPAEIAVGVILVGCCPGGTASNVITYLARGNVALSVAVTSVSTLISPLLTPAIFLMLAGEMLEIQAGGMLMSIVKMVLLPIVLGLIVHKVLGNKTEKLTDALPLVSVAAIVLIIGAVVGASKGKIIESGLLIFAVVVLHNGIGYLLGFFAAKWTGLPYDAQKTLAIEVGMQNSGLGAALAAAHFAAAPIVAVPSALFSVWHNISGSLLATYWAAKADKNKES; from the coding sequence ATGAATACCCTCAACAAAATCAGTGATTTTATCGGAAAGACCTTTTCCCTCTGGGCCGCGCTCTTTGCCGCCGCCGCTTTTTTCGCGCCCGACACTTTCAAATGGGCGGGGCCTTATATTCCTTGGCTGTTGGGCATTATTATGTTCGGTATGGGTTTGACGCTCAAACTTTCCGACTTCGATATTTTGTTCAAACATCCCAAAGCCGTCATCATCGGCGTAATCGCACAATTCGCCATTATGCCGGCAACCGCCTGGCTGCTGTCCAAACTGTTGAACCTGCCTGCCGAAATCGCGGTCGGTGTGATTTTGGTCGGCTGCTGCCCGGGCGGTACGGCTTCCAATGTAATAACCTATTTGGCGCGCGGCAATGTGGCTTTGTCGGTTGCCGTTACGTCGGTTTCCACCCTGATTTCCCCATTGCTGACCCCTGCCATCTTCCTGATGCTTGCCGGTGAAATGCTGGAAATCCAAGCGGGCGGCATGTTGATGTCCATCGTCAAAATGGTTTTGCTCCCCATCGTTTTGGGTTTGATTGTCCATAAGGTATTGGGCAACAAGACTGAAAAACTGACCGATGCACTGCCGCTGGTTTCCGTTGCCGCTATCGTGCTGATTATCGGCGCGGTTGTCGGCGCCAGCAAAGGCAAGATTATTGAAAGTGGCCTGCTGATTTTCGCAGTTGTCGTACTCCACAACGGCATCGGCTATCTGCTCGGCTTCTTTGCTGCCAAATGGACCGGCCTGCCTTATGATGCACAAAAAACGCTGGCCATCGAAGTCGGTATGCAAAACTCAGGCTTAGGTGCCGCCCTTGCCGCCGCACACTTTGCCGCCGCACCGATTGTTGCCGTTCCCAGCGCATTGTTCAGCGTGTGGCACAATATCTCCGGCTCGCTTTTAGCAACTTATTGGGCAGCCAAAGCAGATAAAAATAAAGAATCCTAA
- a CDS encoding YceI family protein, producing MKKIMFALCSAMLTSAASAAVYKVDEFHANARFAIDHFNTSTNVGGIYGLTGNLEFDRAKRQGSIDIVLPLSKLQTGSDHFTQHLKSADIFNADKYPEIRFVSTKFNFNGKKLLSVDGNLTMNGKTAPVKLKADKFNCYQSPMAKAEVCGGDFSTTIDRTKWGLDYLVSAGMSKKVNINIQIEAVKQ from the coding sequence ATGAAAAAAATCATGTTTGCATTGTGTTCGGCCATGTTGACTTCTGCTGCGTCTGCCGCTGTTTATAAAGTGGACGAATTCCACGCCAATGCCCGTTTTGCCATCGACCATTTCAACACCAGCACCAACGTCGGCGGTATTTATGGTTTGACCGGCAATTTGGAATTTGACCGTGCCAAACGCCAAGGCTCTATCGATATCGTATTGCCTTTGTCCAAACTGCAAACCGGTTCCGACCACTTTACCCAACACTTGAAATCTGCCGATATTTTCAATGCAGACAAATACCCTGAAATCCGTTTTGTCTCTACCAAATTCAATTTCAACGGCAAAAAATTGCTGTCTGTTGACGGCAATCTGACCATGAACGGCAAAACTGCGCCGGTAAAACTCAAAGCCGATAAATTCAACTGCTATCAAAGCCCGATGGCAAAAGCAGAAGTGTGCGGCGGCGACTTCAGCACCACCATCGACCGTACCAAATGGGGCTTGGATTATTTGGTAAGTGCCGGCATGAGCAAAAAAGTGAACATCAATATCCAAATCGAAGCAGTGAAACAATAA
- a CDS encoding NAD(P)H-hydrate dehydratase translates to MQSIYTLPESLQVFQTALAFPDVFRPRAQESHKGTYGTLAIIGGATGMIGAVVLAATAAMYQGCGKVWAGFNQATLPFAIIPERPEIMLATAVQLMERNDVSARVIGCGFGLDGLSEQLLPQILSTHHDQPLLLDADALTLLARSSELAERLKSYKHIVLTPHPAEAARLLDTDTQSVQADRQKAVTEISRKYGATVVLKGHHTLVATADGIVYTNTSGNAGLATAGSGDVLSGIIGSLLAQGIPVFQAACAGVWLHGAAADVIKHSSQIETGMLAGEVAPAARWLRNILSKE, encoded by the coding sequence ATGCAGTCCATCTACACGCTTCCCGAATCGCTTCAAGTTTTTCAGACGGCCTTAGCATTTCCCGACGTATTCCGCCCCCGCGCCCAAGAATCACACAAAGGCACATACGGCACACTTGCCATTATCGGCGGCGCAACAGGAATGATCGGTGCGGTGGTTTTGGCAGCCACAGCCGCGATGTATCAAGGGTGCGGCAAGGTTTGGGCAGGCTTCAACCAAGCCACGCTGCCATTCGCCATCATTCCCGAACGCCCTGAAATTATGCTCGCTACTGCGGTCCAACTGATGGAACGCAACGATGTCAGCGCACGCGTAATCGGCTGCGGCTTTGGTTTAGACGGATTATCAGAGCAGCTTCTGCCCCAAATCCTGTCTACACACCATGACCAGCCTTTATTGCTCGATGCCGATGCTTTGACACTGCTTGCCCGTTCTTCCGAATTAGCCGAACGCCTCAAATCGTACAAACATATCGTCCTGACACCTCATCCGGCCGAAGCCGCCCGCCTACTTGATACCGATACGCAATCAGTTCAAGCCGACAGACAAAAAGCCGTGACCGAAATCAGCCGTAAATATGGCGCGACCGTCGTGTTGAAAGGCCATCATACATTAGTCGCCACGGCAGACGGCATAGTCTATACCAACACCAGCGGCAATGCCGGTTTGGCCACCGCAGGCAGCGGCGATGTCTTGAGCGGCATCATCGGTAGCCTATTGGCACAAGGCATTCCTGTATTCCAAGCCGCCTGCGCCGGCGTATGGCTGCATGGTGCGGCGGCCGATGTCATCAAACACAGCAGCCAAATCGAAACCGGCATGCTTGCCGGAGAAGTCGCACCTGCCGCCCGATGGCTGCGCAATATTTTATCAAAAGAATAA
- a CDS encoding methyltransferase encodes MQLFPALEQRYSHEHQSAGEAQRLAQEIAFAPIVFQVSRLMVKFGILDLLNNHPDGLTQAEIAEKAKISNYAAQVLLEASLSIGTVLTRDNRYFISKAGWFVLKDKMARVNMDFTQEICYQGMFDLEKTLQTGKPEGLKVFGDWPTIYEGLSSLPSIAQEKWFAFDHYYSDNSFAEALNTVFAKPVKKLLDVGGNTGRWAEQCVNHNAEVEVTIMDLPQQIGLMREATKGKNGADRIHAHPANLLDPEIPFPTGFDAIWMSQFLDCFTEEQATSILQRAAASMSENTSLYIMEPFWDRQRYETAAYCLTMTSLYFTAMANGNSKIFHSEDLIRCVEKAGLKVVEISDGIGRGHSILRCVKAV; translated from the coding sequence ATGCAACTCTTCCCCGCCCTAGAACAACGCTATTCCCACGAACACCAGTCCGCAGGCGAGGCTCAACGTCTGGCTCAAGAAATCGCTTTTGCACCGATTGTGTTCCAAGTTTCCCGCCTGATGGTGAAATTTGGCATTCTGGACCTGCTGAACAACCATCCGGACGGCCTCACTCAAGCCGAAATTGCTGAAAAAGCGAAAATCAGCAACTACGCGGCACAAGTCCTGCTGGAAGCCTCGCTGTCTATCGGCACTGTCTTGACTCGTGACAACCGCTATTTCATCAGCAAGGCCGGTTGGTTTGTCCTCAAAGACAAAATGGCCCGCGTCAACATGGATTTCACGCAGGAAATCTGCTACCAAGGCATGTTTGATTTGGAGAAAACCCTGCAAACCGGCAAGCCCGAAGGCCTGAAAGTATTCGGCGACTGGCCGACCATTTACGAAGGCTTGTCTTCATTGCCAAGCATCGCGCAGGAAAAATGGTTTGCGTTCGACCATTATTATTCCGACAACTCCTTCGCCGAAGCACTCAACACCGTGTTCGCCAAACCGGTTAAAAAACTGCTCGATGTCGGCGGCAATACCGGCCGCTGGGCGGAGCAATGCGTCAACCACAATGCCGAAGTCGAAGTAACCATCATGGATCTGCCACAACAAATTGGCTTGATGCGCGAAGCGACCAAAGGCAAAAACGGCGCGGATCGTATCCATGCCCATCCGGCCAACCTGCTTGATCCTGAAATTCCGTTCCCAACCGGTTTTGACGCGATCTGGATGAGCCAATTCCTAGACTGTTTCACCGAAGAACAAGCCACCAGCATTCTTCAACGCGCCGCTGCATCCATGAGCGAAAACACCAGCCTCTACATCATGGAGCCTTTCTGGGACAGACAACGCTACGAGACCGCCGCCTACTGCCTGACCATGACCAGCCTGTATTTCACTGCCATGGCCAACGGCAACAGCAAAATCTTCCACTCTGAAGACCTAATCCGTTGCGTTGAAAAAGCCGGATTGAAAGTAGTGGAAATTTCAGACGGCATCGGCCGCGGCCACAGCATCTTGCGCTGCGTTAAGGCCGTCTGA
- a CDS encoding cytochrome b/b6 domain-containing protein produces MKQKIKVWDAPTRLFHWLLVLLMGFMWYSATQGGDMLVWHLRGGLLMLALVAFRLCWGIWGSDTAKFSQFVRPFSEIRRYTQGQMSEDELVGHNPLGALMVIALLAVLVFQTATGLFAADENTFTNSGFLNHLVSEHAGTLARKIHVNFFNVLAVLAGVHIAAVLLYRFVKKQDLITPMINGFKTIDAQQPKLAGMGQLFAALLVAIAVVCAVWMLRG; encoded by the coding sequence ATGAAGCAAAAAATAAAAGTTTGGGACGCACCTACGCGCCTGTTCCATTGGCTCTTGGTGTTATTGATGGGATTCATGTGGTACAGCGCAACCCAAGGCGGCGATATGCTGGTATGGCACTTGCGCGGTGGCTTGTTGATGCTGGCGTTGGTGGCTTTTCGTTTGTGCTGGGGGATTTGGGGTAGCGATACGGCAAAATTCAGCCAATTTGTGCGCCCGTTTTCCGAAATCCGCCGCTACACGCAAGGCCAAATGTCTGAAGACGAATTGGTCGGCCACAATCCTTTGGGCGCGCTGATGGTCATCGCTTTATTGGCCGTCTTGGTTTTTCAGACGGCCACAGGCTTATTTGCCGCCGATGAAAATACGTTTACCAATTCCGGCTTTTTGAATCATTTGGTCAGCGAACACGCCGGTACGCTGGCGCGAAAAATCCATGTTAATTTCTTTAATGTCTTGGCTGTTTTGGCGGGCGTACATATCGCGGCCGTTTTGCTGTATCGCTTTGTGAAAAAACAGGATTTGATTACGCCGATGATTAACGGCTTTAAAACCATCGATGCCCAGCAGCCTAAATTGGCCGGAATGGGGCAACTGTTTGCCGCTTTGTTGGTGGCGATTGCGGTAGTGTGCGCAGTATGGATGTTGCGTGGCTGA